gaatttgcttgtttgacaTAATTTTGACTATTTTATCAAATCCAGTCCTATGATGAGTCTCCTGTACTacatgtttattttcaataagcgtttttttttctttctaaacagTTATCCAGTTAAGATCCCTGGTGATATCAGTCAGTATGTCCACTGTCTTAAAGCCATGAAATATCACAGTACATTCTGTAATTGTGAGCTTATAAATGATCGTACAATGTCATGTTTCAGGCATTTTTTCCATTTGTTTCACTTTTTTTCAGAATCAGAGAGGATCGTGAGAAGGTTACAGGATATGTAGAAAATGTTATCCCAAACTACCTACCAGATGACTTTAAAAGGATGTTCCGAGTGTCAAGAGAAACATATTCGAAACTTTTGGGTTATGTTTCCAGATCTGAAGAATTTGCTTTGAGAAATCCAAACAGAGGAAGATCCCAGATTCCTTTAGAGAAAATACTGTTAATGATATTATGGTATTTTGGTACACAGGAATCAGCACAAAGTATTTCTGACAGATTTGGAGTACAACAGTCTACATTTTACAAGTACCAAGAAAAAGTGATGGactatttttgtaatattttatgtagTCGGTTCATTGTGTGGCCAAAGGAAGATGAAAAAAATGAGATGTTTAGAAATTTCCAATCAAAGAAAGGCTTCCCAGGCGTTATTGGGGCATTGGATGGGTCACACATTCCTATTACACCACCAAAAGACAGACAGAGAGAGTATATCAATAGAAAAGGCTTCCACTCAGTTGTGCTGCAGGCAGTCTGTAGGCCTGATAAAAGATTCACACATATCTACTGCGGTTGGCCAGGGCGAGTACATGACGCCAGAGTTTATCGGAACTCTGATATTTATAGTAACCTTTATGAACTATGTGGACATAATCATATTCTTGGAGACGGAGCATACCCAAATAGTAGATGTCTTTTGACCCCATATAGAGATACTGGTCATTTGACAGCACCACAGAAATTGTACAATAAAATACATTCTAGTACAAGATGTATAATTGAAAACAGCTTTGGATTACTTAAAGGAAGATTTAGGCGTCTCCAGCatatcaatatatataatattgagAAAGTTGTGAAAGTGATAGTGAGTTGTTGTGTTTTGCACAATATGTGCATCATGAATACTGATGAGTTAGACGATATATATGACGATCATGTGGATGATAATCCAGATTGTCCGCCACAATATCGCATTGAAGATGCTGAAGGAAAACTTAAACGTATACTTATTACAAGACAGTTGTCATCTTAAGTAGTTTGCTGCTGTAAACATAGTAAACATTGcctagttttttgttttgttaaacagcCACTAGTATTAGAATAGTACTGGAAGCTAAGCATTTAGAAGTcttacatacatacatgtataatgtgaAAAGGCATAAATACAAAGCTGAACGCATTTGTCTTTAGACTCGTTATTGATATTATGCCAATCAAGTGAAGTCAAATACCAGAGATCCCAGAGGGATCTTGGCGTCCACagagtcattgtgaccttgacctttgacctcattcTCAGTTGGGACACGGCACTGTGGAATcactgtgaccaagtttcattgaaatccaccCAGTAGTACCAATATTTAAGGTAGCAATTTCAGAAAGTGCTTGTTCATAAAtgatgtaaaatgaataaatctaaACTTTAAGCATATTTGAAAAGTTATAGCAAGTGGCTATCAGGGGCAATGTTAGTTTTGTGTGATGGCCATCTAGCTATCACAGTTGGTAAAGCCACATAGACACATCGTTTAAAGCCGCTGTGCCACAAAGGTTGAGGTCACAATACAATTTGCACAAGGAGCAGTCGAGATGATCATATGTAAACCCATTTAGACATATctatggggcgccgttttactattttataggcattttttttaatatcaaaaaatcatttcttgatatcaaaaattcgatttcttgatatcaaaaatttgatttcttgatatcaaaaaataagtcgcatttttttgatatcagaaaatcgatttcttgatatcaagaattcatt
The Mercenaria mercenaria strain notata chromosome 10, MADL_Memer_1, whole genome shotgun sequence genome window above contains:
- the LOC123560507 gene encoding putative nuclease HARBI1 — its product is MFQAFFPFVSLFFRIREDREKVTGYVENVIPNYLPDDFKRMFRVSRETYSKLLGYVSRSEEFALRNPNRGRSQIPLEKILLMILWYFGTQESAQSISDRFGVQQSTFYKYQEKVMDYFCNILCSRFIVWPKEDEKNEMFRNFQSKKGFPGVIGALDGSHIPITPPKDRQREYINRKGFHSVVLQAVCRPDKRFTHIYCGWPGRVHDARVYRNSDIYSNLYELCGHNHILGDGAYPNSRCLLTPYRDTGHLTAPQKLYNKIHSSTRCIIENSFGLLKGRFRRLQHINIYNIEKVVKVIVSCCVLHNMCIMNTDELDDIYDDHVDDNPDCPPQYRIEDAEGKLKRILITRQLSS